A section of the Paenibacillus yonginensis genome encodes:
- a CDS encoding M3 family oligoendopeptidase produces the protein MSNLKQPVSLTWDLESVFPGGSESAEFLAHLDKVEKGVQELEQFSQKWTAPVTLEETQAFDGFIENLQDVFAKAGQAGSFVSCLTAQNTADKKAIQLTDKVTSHRARLSAVLAQFESLLRATSDEVFAGWIAREEIAPIAFSLNETREKAKDKLSPELESLVLDLAIDGYHGWGEHYDTIVSKFSLPFVNENGDTVNLSAGQAHNKLHDPDRSVRNTVFAKWEEKWAELGDYGADTLNRLAGFRLKLYNKRGWDDVLKEPLDYNRMTRETLDAMWQAITEAKPVFVKYLERKAKLMGVEKLGWADVEAPLTLGTQGADNIPYGEAAELIVKEFGGFSPKLADFATHAFNSSWVEAEDRPGKRPGGFCTNLSESKETRIFMTFGGTASNVSTLAHELGHAYHSFLLKDMPLFSRNYAMNVAETASTFAENILSSAQVDRADSREEKLMLLEEKVQRSVAFFMNIHARFLFETRFYEKRKQGLLSAEELSALMEEAQKEAFCGALDSYHPHFWLSKLHFYITGVPFYNFPYTFGFLFSNGIYARAKAEGPTFAAKYDALLEDTGRMKVEDLAKKHLNVDLATPDFWREAVGVSVADVEQFLKMTEGM, from the coding sequence ATGAGTAATTTGAAGCAACCTGTAAGTCTGACTTGGGATTTGGAATCTGTTTTTCCGGGAGGATCGGAGTCGGCCGAATTTCTAGCCCATCTGGACAAGGTGGAGAAGGGGGTTCAGGAGCTGGAGCAGTTCTCCCAGAAGTGGACAGCGCCGGTAACGCTGGAGGAGACCCAAGCTTTTGACGGATTTATCGAGAATCTGCAGGACGTATTCGCCAAAGCCGGTCAGGCGGGAAGTTTCGTCAGCTGTCTTACAGCCCAGAATACGGCGGACAAGAAAGCCATTCAGCTGACGGACAAAGTCACTTCGCATAGAGCGCGCCTGAGCGCTGTGCTCGCTCAATTTGAAAGCTTGCTGCGGGCAACCTCGGATGAGGTTTTTGCCGGCTGGATTGCCCGCGAGGAGATCGCACCGATTGCCTTCTCCTTGAACGAAACCCGCGAGAAAGCCAAAGACAAACTTTCGCCAGAGCTTGAGAGCCTGGTTCTTGATCTGGCCATCGACGGCTATCACGGCTGGGGAGAGCATTATGACACGATCGTCAGCAAATTCAGTCTGCCTTTCGTGAACGAGAACGGAGATACGGTTAACCTGTCTGCCGGACAAGCGCATAACAAGCTGCATGATCCGGACCGCAGCGTTCGCAATACGGTATTTGCCAAGTGGGAAGAAAAGTGGGCTGAGCTTGGCGATTACGGCGCCGATACGTTGAACCGGCTTGCAGGCTTCCGTCTTAAGCTGTACAACAAACGCGGCTGGGACGATGTACTGAAAGAACCTCTTGATTATAACCGGATGACTCGTGAGACGCTGGATGCCATGTGGCAGGCCATCACGGAAGCCAAACCGGTATTCGTTAAATATCTGGAGCGCAAGGCCAAGCTGATGGGCGTAGAGAAGCTGGGCTGGGCGGACGTGGAAGCTCCTCTGACGCTGGGTACCCAGGGCGCGGACAACATTCCTTATGGTGAAGCAGCCGAGTTGATTGTGAAGGAATTCGGCGGCTTCAGCCCCAAGCTGGCGGATTTCGCTACCCATGCGTTTAACAGCAGCTGGGTGGAAGCGGAGGATCGTCCCGGCAAACGTCCCGGCGGCTTCTGCACAAACTTGTCGGAGAGCAAAGAAACCCGCATCTTTATGACCTTTGGAGGTACGGCCTCCAACGTCTCGACCCTGGCGCATGAGTTGGGTCATGCCTACCATTCCTTCCTGCTGAAGGATATGCCTTTGTTCAGCCGGAATTATGCGATGAACGTAGCTGAAACGGCGTCCACCTTTGCGGAGAACATCCTGTCCTCGGCCCAGGTCGACCGGGCGGACAGCCGCGAAGAGAAGCTGATGCTGCTCGAGGAGAAGGTTCAGCGCAGCGTAGCTTTCTTCATGAACATTCATGCCCGCTTCCTGTTTGAAACCCGTTTCTATGAGAAACGCAAACAGGGGCTGCTGAGCGCGGAAGAGCTGTCCGCGCTGATGGAGGAGGCTCAGAAGGAAGCGTTCTGCGGAGCGCTCGATTCTTACCACCCGCATTTCTGGCTGTCGAAACTGCACTTTTATATTACGGGCGTTCCTTTCTATAATTTCCCGTATACGTTTGGCTTCTTGTTCAGCAACGGCATTTATGCCCGTGCCAAAGCGGAAGGCCCAACTTTCGCAGCTAAATATGACGCACTTCTGGAAGATACAGGCCGTATGAAGGTTGAAGATCTGGCCAAAAAACATCTGAATGTAGATTTGGCCACTCCGGATTTCTGGCGTGAAGCTGTTGGCGTATCCGTAGCTGATGTAGAGCAGTTCCTTAAAATGACCGAAGGCATGTAA
- a CDS encoding YycC family protein, protein MRPLQISADTAVKLAEKLHVPIEQLMHMPQHILMQKLAELAKEDAAKDKPDEQ, encoded by the coding sequence ATGAGACCATTACAAATATCCGCGGATACAGCCGTCAAGCTGGCCGAGAAATTACATGTTCCAATTGAACAGCTCATGCATATGCCGCAGCATATTCTGATGCAGAAGCTGGCCGAACTGGCTAAAGAAGACGCCGCAAAGGATAAACCGGACGAGCAATGA
- a CDS encoding DUF2225 domain-containing protein — MQLEPLYTIKANCLMCEQEFVTSRVRPSFKRASRTDTDFCGYYQNENPDYYVVRVCPHCGFAFTENFRERISDRQKSNFSQTFGGRIHPRDFGGHRDWESALESYKLALLCAQSIDEKERLIASLLQHIAWLYRYKGNTEQEIRFLKYSLESYIKVYELEGVGANDARLMYLIGELHRRTGNFSEAVRWFSRVINDQKIMDAAMIRASREQWAVLREQMLEAKHELPEEMKN; from the coding sequence ATGCAACTTGAGCCTCTGTATACGATTAAAGCCAACTGTCTGATGTGTGAGCAAGAATTTGTAACTTCTCGGGTGCGTCCGAGCTTTAAGCGGGCGAGTCGCACGGATACCGATTTCTGCGGGTATTATCAGAATGAGAATCCTGATTATTACGTGGTAAGGGTATGTCCGCACTGCGGGTTTGCTTTTACTGAAAATTTCCGGGAACGGATTAGCGACAGACAGAAAAGCAATTTTAGCCAAACGTTTGGAGGGCGGATTCATCCGCGTGATTTCGGAGGCCACCGCGACTGGGAGTCCGCATTGGAAAGCTATAAGCTGGCTTTGCTGTGCGCGCAGTCCATCGACGAGAAAGAACGGCTGATTGCCAGCCTTCTGCAGCATATTGCCTGGTTATATCGTTATAAAGGAAACACGGAACAGGAAATCCGTTTCCTGAAATACAGCCTGGAATCGTACATCAAGGTGTACGAGTTGGAAGGTGTGGGAGCCAACGATGCCCGGCTTATGTACCTGATTGGAGAGCTTCACCGCAGAACGGGCAACTTCTCCGAAGCCGTCCGCTGGTTCTCCCGTGTCATTAATGATCAGAAGATCATGGATGCCGCAATGATCCGCGCATCGCGCGAGCAGTGGGCCGTGCTCAGGGAACAGATGCTGGAGGCCAAACATGAATTGCCGGAGGAAATGAAAAATTAA
- a CDS encoding globin gives MNPEQGQTLYESLGGGETIRKIVEAFYPRVQRNPLLGPLFPENIDPVLEKQYMFLTQFFGGPSLYSDAHGHPMMRARHLPFPVTPERAEAWLACMAEALTEVGIEEPLRSVVLQRLSGPAMHFVNTPSSQE, from the coding sequence ATGAACCCAGAACAAGGACAAACCTTGTATGAAAGCTTGGGCGGCGGAGAGACAATCCGCAAAATAGTGGAGGCTTTTTATCCCCGGGTGCAGCGCAACCCGCTGCTGGGACCTCTTTTTCCGGAAAATATCGATCCCGTCCTGGAGAAGCAATATATGTTTCTGACCCAATTTTTTGGCGGTCCATCGCTTTATTCCGATGCCCATGGCCACCCGATGATGCGTGCCCGTCATCTGCCGTTTCCGGTCACGCCTGAACGGGCGGAGGCTTGGCTCGCCTGCATGGCAGAAGCCTTGACGGAAGTAGGCATTGAGGAGCCGCTCCGCAGTGTTGTGCTGCAGCGCTTGTCGGGTCCCGCCATGCATTTCGTCAACACCCCGTCATCTCAAGAATGA
- the ylbJ gene encoding sporulation integral membrane protein YlbJ: MLMLAFPQSSWDAAVRGLSIWWDVLFPSLFPFFVISEVLLGFGIVHFLGRLLDPLMKPLFRIPGSGGFVAAMGFAAGYPVSARLTVKLREQNLISRVEGERLVSFTTSSDPIFLIGAVSVGFFHSPQLAGVLATAHYGGSVIIGLIMRFYRRHDAEQTRQKSEPAAAFSAAKPSETAGDGPAIPRPSRLKSALLAMHEARMADGRELGELLSQAITSSLRLMTVVGGLVVFFSVFLEVLTASGVMSLLYGSLRSLLSVIGLPSALAEPFMSGLFEVTLGAKNAAAAAAGIPLAFKAAAAVFILSWGGLSVHAQVASILNATDLRYLPFLAARFIHAVLSAVLLLLIWPYFGLDETSSAFSSIPSSLPYAWQASAGNFIYATKLLAVMLILSILAILIQKWSFKRRTRRS; the protein is encoded by the coding sequence ATGCTGATGCTGGCCTTCCCTCAATCCTCCTGGGATGCTGCTGTAAGGGGGCTGTCCATTTGGTGGGACGTGCTGTTCCCTTCGCTGTTTCCCTTTTTCGTCATTTCAGAGGTGCTGCTTGGTTTCGGGATTGTCCATTTTCTGGGCAGGCTGCTGGATCCTCTGATGAAACCGCTCTTCCGTATTCCGGGAAGCGGCGGTTTTGTTGCCGCTATGGGATTTGCCGCCGGCTATCCGGTAAGCGCGCGGCTCACCGTCAAGCTTCGGGAGCAAAACCTGATCAGCCGGGTTGAAGGCGAAAGACTGGTCTCCTTCACCACTTCCTCCGATCCGATCTTCCTGATCGGGGCGGTCTCGGTCGGCTTCTTCCACAGTCCGCAGCTGGCCGGCGTGCTGGCGACCGCCCATTACGGCGGATCGGTGATTATCGGTCTGATCATGCGTTTCTACAGACGCCATGACGCCGAACAGACCAGGCAGAAGAGCGAGCCCGCAGCAGCTTTCTCTGCTGCTAAACCCTCAGAAACGGCTGGTGACGGTCCGGCTATCCCCCGCCCTTCCCGGCTAAAATCCGCTCTTCTGGCCATGCATGAAGCCCGCATGGCAGACGGCAGAGAACTGGGAGAGCTGCTCAGTCAGGCAATCACGTCTTCCCTGCGGCTGATGACCGTGGTCGGAGGACTGGTCGTGTTTTTCTCCGTGTTCCTCGAGGTGCTCACGGCTTCCGGAGTTATGAGCCTCCTGTATGGCAGCCTGCGCAGCCTGCTGTCGGTCATCGGACTTCCTTCGGCTTTGGCCGAACCTTTTATGAGCGGGCTCTTTGAGGTAACGCTGGGAGCCAAAAATGCCGCAGCGGCAGCAGCCGGTATCCCGCTTGCCTTCAAGGCGGCGGCAGCGGTGTTTATTTTGTCCTGGGGCGGATTGTCCGTCCATGCGCAGGTCGCCAGCATTTTGAATGCAACCGATCTGCGTTATTTGCCTTTTCTCGCCGCACGCTTTATTCATGCGGTTCTATCCGCTGTTTTGCTTCTGCTGATCTGGCCATACTTTGGACTAGACGAAACCTCGTCCGCTTTTAGTTCCATTCCCTCTTCCCTTCCTTATGCCTGGCAGGCAAGCGCGGGCAATTTCATTTATGCCACCAAGCTGCTTGCGGTCATGCTTATTTTGTCTATTTTAGCCATTCTCATTCAGAAATGGAGCTTTAAACGGCGGACCCGTCGATCCTAG
- a CDS encoding NAD kinase has product MRYYVLDRGDSLSVELAEQFHKLAGEHGFELDAKSPEIVVSIGGDGTMLHAFHTFIDRIPSIAFVGVHTGHLGFYADWKADELPELVSLMGGKGGPGTMKPRIVNYPLLEVEITKKSGTLSYICLNEFTLKGTDGTLVAQVDINDQMFEMFRGDGICISTPSGSTAYNKSLGGAMLHPTIEALQISEIASINNRVFRTMGSALVLPKHHHCDIYSRKEQNLTITLDHISLHLNDLLSVKCRVARQKISFVRYRPFPFWERVRNAFLD; this is encoded by the coding sequence TTGAGATACTACGTTCTAGACCGCGGAGACAGCCTTTCGGTTGAGCTGGCCGAACAATTCCACAAACTTGCCGGAGAACACGGCTTTGAGCTGGATGCCAAATCGCCGGAAATCGTTGTCTCTATCGGGGGAGACGGAACCATGCTTCACGCCTTTCATACGTTTATAGACCGGATTCCTTCCATAGCCTTCGTAGGTGTGCATACCGGTCATCTCGGTTTTTATGCCGACTGGAAAGCGGACGAACTTCCCGAACTGGTTTCGCTCATGGGCGGCAAGGGCGGTCCGGGCACCATGAAGCCGCGAATCGTGAACTATCCCCTGCTCGAAGTAGAAATTACGAAGAAATCCGGCACCTTATCTTATATTTGCCTGAACGAGTTCACCCTCAAGGGCACGGATGGCACACTGGTCGCCCAGGTTGACATCAACGACCAGATGTTCGAAATGTTCCGGGGCGACGGTATTTGCATTTCTACGCCGTCCGGAAGTACGGCTTACAACAAAAGTCTTGGCGGAGCCATGCTGCATCCAACGATCGAAGCCCTGCAGATTTCAGAAATTGCCTCCATCAACAACAGGGTGTTCCGGACGATGGGCTCGGCGCTGGTGCTTCCCAAACACCATCACTGCGATATTTACTCCCGCAAGGAGCAGAATCTGACGATTACGCTGGACCACATCAGCCTGCATCTGAATGACCTGCTGTCCGTTAAATGCCGGGTGGCCCGCCAGAAGATCAGCTTTGTCCGCTATCGTCCTTTCCCTTTCTGGGAGCGGGTGCGCAACGCATTTCTCGATTAA
- a CDS encoding YutD family protein: MESAGRLTEQGGTPVFVQIGNKSYELIQDNRNGWNPEAFKQRYSEVLERYDYIVGDWGYNQLRLKGFYRDNHPKANRDTAISGVIDYINEYCNFGCAYFVLQKTKEPVKEALIQSKPDSGETTDDGKPKEQLPLREHLSSREHHAKMKQAKEASKAAAREAREAREAKEPKDGKEAKEPRGSGKETKESRESRDFKESKDTSMNKEHREPKAQRERGPQSRQQEGDNAGKDV, translated from the coding sequence ATGGAGTCGGCAGGGCGCTTAACGGAACAAGGAGGGACACCGGTGTTTGTACAAATCGGCAACAAAAGTTATGAATTGATTCAGGATAACCGGAACGGCTGGAATCCGGAAGCCTTCAAGCAGCGCTACAGCGAGGTGCTGGAACGTTATGACTATATCGTTGGAGATTGGGGTTATAACCAGCTTAGACTTAAGGGGTTCTATAGAGATAATCATCCGAAAGCGAACCGGGATACGGCTATTTCCGGAGTGATTGACTATATCAATGAATATTGCAACTTCGGCTGCGCTTATTTTGTGCTTCAGAAGACCAAAGAACCGGTCAAGGAGGCTTTGATTCAGAGCAAGCCGGATTCCGGTGAAACAACGGATGACGGCAAGCCTAAAGAGCAGCTGCCGCTGCGCGAGCACCTTTCATCCCGGGAGCATCATGCGAAGATGAAGCAGGCCAAGGAGGCCAGCAAAGCTGCGGCCCGCGAAGCCCGGGAGGCTCGGGAAGCCAAAGAGCCGAAGGACGGCAAGGAAGCGAAGGAGCCTAGAGGGTCTGGCAAAGAAACTAAAGAATCAAGGGAATCCAGAGACTTCAAGGAGTCGAAGGATACAAGCATGAACAAGGAGCACCGTGAACCGAAAGCGCAGCGGGAACGTGGGCCACAGTCCCGTCAGCAAGAGGGCGACAACGCCGGTAAAGACGTTTAA
- a CDS encoding M23 family metallopeptidase: MRYASVIKRKWGLAVLPWLLAFSWVCPNAAGAGTDQQTDSASAAVRTLQERRLLIQEISELTQVPWTYLAALDQYERTLTPKSRKERLKNKLISLDPRPELWAGMINPDPGDTNPITIALFGGIGRDANGDGKANPEDDMDALYSLASYMKSFGLTEEDFQISLWRYYQNERAVTRIRQFAKLYQTYGTIDLSKTAFVLPLSSIYSYRSTWGDRRGFGGLRMHEGTDLFASYGVPVRSACYGVVETKGWNRFGGWRIGIRDIQNRYHYYAHLQGFDKNIEVGSTVVPGQVVGWVGSSGYGKPGTSGKFPPHLHYGIYKDTGHYEWAFDPYPLLKRWENEERRRK; the protein is encoded by the coding sequence ATGCGATATGCTTCGGTGATCAAACGAAAATGGGGACTGGCTGTCCTGCCTTGGCTGCTGGCTTTCTCCTGGGTCTGCCCGAACGCAGCCGGAGCCGGGACCGATCAGCAAACCGATTCTGCTTCTGCTGCAGTCAGGACGCTGCAGGAGCGGAGGCTGTTGATCCAGGAGATCAGTGAACTGACCCAAGTTCCCTGGACCTATTTGGCGGCTCTGGACCAATATGAGCGGACCCTGACCCCCAAATCCAGAAAGGAACGTTTGAAGAACAAGCTGATTAGCCTCGATCCGCGGCCGGAGCTTTGGGCCGGCATGATCAATCCCGATCCCGGCGACACCAACCCGATCACGATTGCGCTGTTCGGCGGCATCGGCAGGGACGCGAACGGAGACGGCAAAGCGAATCCGGAGGATGACATGGACGCCCTGTACAGCCTCGCCTCCTATATGAAGAGCTTTGGGCTGACGGAGGAGGATTTCCAAATCTCCTTATGGCGTTATTATCAAAATGAACGGGCGGTCACCCGGATTCGGCAGTTCGCCAAACTTTATCAAACCTACGGCACGATCGATTTAAGCAAAACCGCCTTTGTGCTGCCTTTGTCGAGCATCTACAGTTACCGGAGCACTTGGGGAGACCGGCGCGGCTTCGGCGGACTCCGCATGCATGAAGGGACCGATTTGTTTGCTTCCTACGGCGTTCCTGTCAGAAGCGCCTGCTACGGGGTTGTAGAGACGAAGGGATGGAACCGCTTTGGCGGCTGGCGGATCGGCATCCGTGACATTCAGAACCGGTATCATTATTACGCCCATCTGCAGGGTTTTGACAAGAACATCGAAGTCGGCAGCACAGTCGTGCCGGGCCAGGTGGTCGGCTGGGTCGGCAGCAGCGGTTATGGCAAGCCGGGCACATCCGGCAAATTCCCGCCCCATCTGCATTATGGCATTTACAAGGATACGGGCCACTATGAGTGGGCTTTTGATCCTTACCCGCTGCTGAAACGGTGGGAGAATGAAGAACGAAGACGCAAATGA
- a CDS encoding DUF4181 domain-containing protein, with translation MSYLYYFMIGVICIVNVIMSKKVNMDSEQKMSDTAVYKWYILGLIAFAAAPIVVIWTFGLNKPQPLFPFTMTLFFSFRAVMELIYIKETRRYIVSCAAAAASLIFTVLFLVLRIL, from the coding sequence ATGAGCTATCTATATTATTTTATGATTGGTGTTATATGTATCGTTAATGTAATTATGAGTAAAAAGGTAAACATGGATAGTGAACAGAAAATGTCAGATACAGCAGTATACAAATGGTATATTTTGGGTTTGATTGCCTTTGCAGCTGCGCCTATTGTGGTTATTTGGACTTTTGGTTTAAACAAACCCCAACCGTTATTCCCATTCACCATGACCTTATTTTTTTCTTTCCGAGCTGTTATGGAGTTAATATATATTAAAGAAACACGGCGTTATATAGTTTCATGCGCTGCGGCTGCCGCATCACTAATCTTTACTGTCCTCTTTCTGGTGCTTCGCATTTTATAG
- the yunB gene encoding sporulation protein YunB has protein sequence MRIGGRTIRFRRRRWGSRPAWVNLRPKPKSSGGWKSGGGWKSGGGGWKPAGGTPRKEIKFKKKWVWIIASMVVLLLFVQMFNYVERRMDGPLMELAKIRVKQIATESLNEAISEQVANGKQYGNLVDWKTDANGKITGFMLNYKSHMEITSDTVQTVKRTLDHVSKLNEKIPLGQALGSTIIASFGPRIPIRMEPQSDVKVDLNTRKQDAGINTILVEVYLHIRTEVSVVVPFNMGPQVVETDIPVSYLMVVGDVPMYYYDNKGQPVGENGANAPSIALPSQQQDNGEASGSSAGAGAGAGSGASAGSLTDPSSGSLSGTGTGSSPGSSTDLQSGAGGASVVMP, from the coding sequence ATGCGGATAGGTGGCAGAACAATCAGGTTCAGAAGGCGCAGATGGGGCAGCCGCCCTGCTTGGGTTAACTTGCGGCCCAAACCGAAATCGAGCGGAGGCTGGAAGTCCGGCGGGGGCTGGAAATCGGGCGGTGGCGGCTGGAAGCCGGCAGGCGGGACACCCCGGAAGGAAATTAAATTCAAGAAGAAGTGGGTCTGGATAATAGCCTCCATGGTGGTCCTTCTTTTGTTTGTGCAAATGTTTAATTATGTGGAGCGAAGAATGGACGGTCCGCTGATGGAGCTGGCCAAAATCCGGGTTAAGCAGATCGCCACCGAATCGTTGAACGAAGCGATCAGCGAGCAGGTGGCCAACGGTAAGCAGTATGGGAACCTCGTAGATTGGAAGACGGATGCGAACGGGAAAATTACCGGGTTTATGCTGAATTACAAATCCCATATGGAGATTACGTCGGACACGGTACAGACGGTCAAACGGACGCTGGATCACGTGTCTAAGCTGAATGAGAAGATTCCTTTAGGCCAGGCGTTAGGCAGCACGATTATCGCTTCTTTCGGCCCGCGCATTCCGATTCGCATGGAGCCGCAAAGCGATGTGAAGGTTGATTTGAACACACGGAAGCAGGACGCCGGCATCAACACGATTCTGGTGGAGGTTTATTTGCACATCCGGACCGAGGTTTCCGTGGTAGTGCCGTTCAATATGGGGCCGCAGGTCGTTGAAACCGATATTCCCGTCTCTTACCTGATGGTCGTGGGCGATGTCCCGATGTATTATTATGACAACAAAGGCCAGCCTGTCGGGGAAAATGGCGCCAACGCGCCAAGCATTGCCCTGCCGTCGCAGCAGCAGGACAATGGGGAGGCTTCGGGATCCAGTGCCGGTGCCGGAGCCGGTGCAGGCTCCGGTGCATCGGCGGGCTCCTTAACGGACCCGTCCTCCGGGTCCTTATCCGGCACGGGAACAGGCTCAAGTCCGGGTTCAAGCACGGACCTTCAGTCCGGAGCCGGCGGGGCATCGGTCGTGATGCCCTAA
- the treR gene encoding trehalose operon repressor, with amino-acid sequence MVKNIFLHIYKEYAERIQAGELEPGAKLPSESELAADYGTTRETVRKALNLLVQNGYIHKMKGKGSYVLDVHRMDFPITGLISFKEMAEKLGKPTRTAVHQTAKVKANPEIARDLQIEPGDLVWEVIRSREIDGERIILDKDYFLPAIVPKLTAEIAATSIYDYLENELGLVISYAKKEISVEEATEEDRKLLDYKGLSHIVVVRNFVYLEDTTLFEYTESRHRLDKFRFVDFARRVH; translated from the coding sequence GTGGTTAAAAATATTTTTCTTCATATCTACAAAGAATACGCCGAACGCATTCAGGCTGGAGAACTGGAGCCCGGAGCAAAGCTGCCTTCGGAAAGCGAGCTGGCCGCCGATTACGGGACAACCCGGGAGACGGTGCGCAAAGCGCTGAATCTGCTGGTTCAGAACGGCTACATTCACAAGATGAAGGGCAAAGGCTCTTACGTGCTGGATGTGCATCGGATGGATTTCCCGATTACGGGGCTGATCAGCTTCAAAGAGATGGCAGAGAAGCTTGGGAAGCCGACCCGCACGGCTGTTCATCAGACGGCCAAGGTGAAAGCGAATCCCGAAATCGCGAGAGATCTGCAGATTGAGCCGGGCGACCTGGTCTGGGAAGTGATTCGTTCCCGCGAAATCGACGGTGAGCGGATTATTTTGGACAAGGATTATTTCCTGCCCGCTATTGTGCCCAAGCTGACCGCTGAAATTGCTGCCACGTCGATCTATGATTATTTGGAGAACGAGCTTGGACTGGTGATCAGCTACGCCAAGAAAGAGATCTCGGTGGAGGAAGCGACTGAGGAAGACCGGAAACTTCTGGATTACAAAGGCCTATCCCATATTGTGGTCGTTAGGAACTTTGTTTATCTGGAGGATACCACACTGTTTGAATATACCGAATCCCGTCATAGACTGGATAAATTTCGGTTTGTCGATTTCGCGCGCAGGGTGCACTAA